A part of Arthrobacter dokdonellae genomic DNA contains:
- a CDS encoding bifunctional [glutamine synthetase] adenylyltransferase/[glutamine synthetase]-adenylyl-L-tyrosine phosphorylase — translation MSSLTRTLITLGFSDLEKCERFLGFRELAGLDREELLRSLGSANDPDLALQSLVRLLSAVPAAYGKLTTADPETGRTVPNEALFRLLGASEALAEFLIRHPEHIDVVDAPRSPEPVAVPHAALRQSMLLAVRADPAAEMPVARLAGTEARVALRTQYRRHLADLAIRDLCAASPQDAMPMVGAELADLAAAALDAALSVARAEVAGQFPRADVAALRLAVIGMGKCGARELNYISDVDVMYVIDDAGDGPDDAGRLDEARAVTVGSALAAAVSKAIYAPEREPGLWEVDANLRPEGRDGPLVRTLGSYLFYYQRWASDWEFQALLKARAIAGDRALGERFERAVAPLIWTSSEREGFVASVQGMRRRVTANIRDSEAGRQIKLGKGGLRDVEFTVQLLQLVHAKNDPSLQVRATTAAIHALMRAGYIGRSDAAHLDAAYRYLRVLEHRIQLVHMRRTHLVPTAPDQLRALARAVTGPMNLKRPSAESLLADWGKVKRQVQALHELIFYRPILASAAHLSAADAALTTDAARARLAALGYRDAAGAQRHIEALTAGVSRRAALQRQLLPVLLGWLADGVDPDAGLLAFRRVSEALGTSHWYLGMLRDHQAAAERLCHVLSSSRLVTDLLEVSPEATAWFGNDKELRPLAFDAQWAEIQSKMSRHPAPSDAIRLIRLIRQREILRTAVADCSGLLTQDQVSDALSDADRAAVLGALLVAEADVQGGGPPLARVLVVAMGRQGGREIGYGSDADVLFVHRAVEGADEGEAQAQAQAVVAKLTSMLTQPVRPAIMAERVLSIDADLRPEGKSGPLVRSLEAYREYYARWSSPWEAQALLRALPMAGSDELAADFIDMVNPVRYPAAVGGAELREIKRIKARMESERLPRGADPARHVKLGRGGLSDVEWLVQLWQLQNAHAEPSLRTTRTVPALHAAHALGLVDGEDASVLEAAWRLAGKIRNANVMWTGKSSDLLPSARGDLEAVARWCGYEPGNAAVFEEDYLGLTRRARAVFERLFYG, via the coding sequence ATGAGTTCCCTGACCCGCACCCTGATCACACTCGGGTTCTCCGACCTTGAAAAATGTGAGAGGTTCCTGGGGTTCCGGGAGCTGGCCGGACTCGACCGGGAGGAACTCCTCAGGTCGCTGGGAAGCGCCAATGATCCAGACCTGGCCCTTCAGTCGCTGGTCCGCCTCCTCAGTGCCGTCCCCGCGGCGTACGGCAAGCTCACCACCGCGGATCCTGAAACAGGCCGGACGGTCCCCAACGAGGCCCTGTTCCGGCTGCTCGGGGCTTCCGAGGCCCTCGCCGAGTTCCTGATCCGCCACCCCGAGCACATCGACGTCGTGGATGCTCCGAGGTCCCCGGAACCCGTCGCGGTGCCGCACGCCGCGCTGCGGCAGTCGATGCTCCTGGCGGTGCGGGCCGACCCGGCCGCGGAAATGCCTGTCGCCCGGCTGGCCGGCACGGAGGCACGGGTGGCGCTGCGCACCCAATACCGGCGCCATCTGGCTGACCTGGCCATCCGGGACCTCTGCGCCGCGTCGCCACAGGATGCCATGCCGATGGTGGGCGCCGAACTGGCGGACCTGGCCGCGGCGGCGCTGGATGCCGCCCTGTCCGTGGCCCGTGCCGAGGTTGCCGGGCAATTTCCACGCGCGGACGTCGCCGCCCTGAGGCTTGCCGTCATCGGCATGGGCAAATGCGGCGCGCGGGAGCTGAACTACATCTCCGACGTCGATGTGATGTACGTCATCGATGATGCCGGCGACGGGCCGGACGACGCCGGCAGGCTGGACGAGGCACGCGCCGTCACCGTGGGGAGTGCGCTGGCAGCGGCCGTGTCAAAGGCAATTTACGCCCCCGAGCGCGAGCCGGGCCTGTGGGAAGTGGACGCCAACCTTCGCCCGGAGGGAAGGGACGGCCCGCTGGTCCGCACGCTGGGGTCGTACCTGTTCTACTACCAGCGCTGGGCCAGCGACTGGGAATTCCAGGCCCTGCTCAAGGCCCGCGCCATCGCGGGGGACAGGGCACTGGGGGAACGCTTCGAACGCGCCGTGGCCCCGCTGATCTGGACCTCCTCGGAGCGCGAGGGCTTCGTGGCGTCCGTGCAGGGCATGCGCCGGCGGGTCACGGCCAACATTCGCGATTCGGAAGCCGGCCGCCAGATCAAGCTGGGCAAGGGCGGGCTGCGCGACGTGGAATTCACTGTCCAGCTGCTGCAGCTGGTCCACGCCAAGAATGACCCCTCCCTGCAGGTGCGCGCCACCACGGCCGCCATCCACGCCCTCATGAGGGCCGGATACATCGGCCGGAGCGATGCCGCCCACCTGGACGCGGCGTACCGCTACCTGCGGGTCCTGGAGCACCGGATCCAGCTGGTCCACATGCGCCGGACCCACCTGGTGCCCACCGCCCCGGACCAGCTGCGTGCCCTGGCCCGGGCGGTCACAGGGCCCATGAACCTCAAGCGGCCCAGCGCCGAATCCCTGCTGGCCGACTGGGGCAAGGTCAAGCGGCAGGTGCAAGCGCTGCACGAGCTCATTTTTTACCGGCCCATCCTGGCGTCGGCCGCCCACTTGAGCGCCGCGGACGCCGCCCTGACAACGGACGCCGCCCGTGCGCGCCTGGCCGCGCTGGGCTACCGGGACGCGGCCGGCGCCCAGCGGCACATCGAGGCGCTGACGGCCGGCGTGAGCCGCCGTGCGGCCCTCCAGCGCCAGCTGCTGCCGGTCCTGCTGGGCTGGCTGGCCGACGGCGTGGACCCCGACGCCGGACTCCTCGCCTTCCGCCGGGTGAGCGAGGCGCTGGGAACCTCCCACTGGTACCTGGGAATGCTGCGGGACCACCAGGCGGCGGCCGAACGGCTGTGCCACGTCCTCTCCAGTTCCCGTCTGGTGACCGACCTGCTGGAGGTGTCCCCGGAGGCCACAGCCTGGTTTGGCAACGACAAGGAATTGCGGCCCCTGGCGTTCGACGCGCAATGGGCCGAGATCCAGTCCAAAATGTCCCGCCATCCGGCCCCGTCCGACGCCATCCGGCTGATCCGCCTGATCCGGCAGCGCGAGATCCTGCGGACCGCCGTCGCTGACTGTTCGGGACTCCTCACCCAGGACCAGGTCTCCGACGCGCTCAGCGATGCCGACCGCGCGGCGGTGCTCGGTGCGCTGCTGGTGGCCGAGGCCGACGTCCAAGGCGGCGGCCCCCCGCTTGCCCGCGTGCTGGTCGTCGCCATGGGCCGGCAGGGCGGCAGGGAGATCGGCTACGGATCCGACGCCGACGTCCTGTTCGTGCACCGGGCAGTGGAAGGCGCCGACGAAGGGGAAGCCCAGGCCCAGGCCCAGGCGGTCGTAGCGAAGTTGACGTCCATGCTCACCCAGCCCGTGCGGCCGGCCATCATGGCCGAACGCGTGTTGAGCATAGATGCGGATCTGCGCCCGGAGGGCAAGAGCGGACCGCTGGTGCGTTCCCTTGAGGCATACCGCGAGTACTACGCCCGGTGGTCGTCCCCGTGGGAGGCTCAGGCGCTGCTCCGGGCGCTGCCCATGGCCGGAAGCGACGAGCTGGCCGCGGACTTCATCGACATGGTGAACCCGGTCAGGTACCCGGCAGCCGTGGGCGGGGCGGAACTGCGGGAGATCAAGCGCATCAAGGCGCGCATGGAATCGGAGCGGCTGCCCCGCGGCGCCGATCCCGCCCGGCACGTGAAGCTGGGCCGCGGAGGCTTGAGCGACGTTGAATGGCTGGTCCAGCTGTGGCAGTTGCAAAACGCCCACGCTGAACCGTCGCTGCGGACCACGCGGACAGTTCCTGCACTCCACGCCGCGCATGCACTGGGGCTGGTCGACGGCGAGGACGCGTCCGTGCTGGAGGCGGCGTGGCGCCTGGCCGGTAAAATCCGCAACGCCAACGTGATGTGGACCGGCAAGTCCTCCGACCTGCTGCCGTCCGCCCGCGGCGACCTGGAAGCCGTGGCCCGCTGGTGCGGGTACGAGCCCGGAAATGCGGCTGTCTTTGAGGAGGACTACCTGGGGCTCACCCGGCGCGCGCGGGCAGTCTTTGAACGCCTGTTTTACGGATAG
- a CDS encoding amino acid ABC transporter substrate-binding protein/permease, whose translation MVSKILNTYRLATRRGRAALGAALTVLALFLGVASASAAVLPAPAPAVLPATAPAAAPMAPAPAAAADAKGKTFAVATDTTFAPFEFRNGSGDLVGIDMDLLRAIADNQGFKVDIKSLGFDAALQALQSNQVQGVIAGMSITDKRKLIFDFSDPYFDSGVQMAVAKSNDAVKTYADLKGKSVSVKRGSEGESFANSIKAKYGFTVKALADSATMYDDVKAGNSVAVFDDYPVLAYGVSQNNGLKIVTPKEQGSSYGFAVNKGQNADLLAAFDKGLANLKASGEYQKILDKYLAAPETAKQTSFFQLLANSFPALMKGLGMTLLATALSLVIALVLGIVFGFFKVGENRILRVVASIYVEIFRGTPLLVQAFFFYFGLPQLTGQPLNVLTAGVITLSLNAGAYMTEIVRGGIQSVDGGQLEASRSLGLSYVTSMRRVVVPQAIKIMTPSFINQFVITLKDTSLLAVIGFAELTYQGQQIYASNFRTGETLLIVAALYFIVIFILTQFSNVLDRKFNK comes from the coding sequence ATGGTTTCGAAGATCTTGAACACTTACCGGTTGGCCACCAGACGCGGAAGGGCTGCGCTCGGCGCCGCACTGACCGTCCTGGCCCTGTTCCTGGGCGTTGCCTCAGCCTCCGCCGCCGTGCTCCCGGCGCCCGCACCCGCCGTCCTCCCGGCGACTGCACCCGCGGCTGCGCCCATGGCTCCCGCCCCCGCAGCCGCGGCAGACGCCAAGGGCAAGACCTTTGCCGTCGCCACGGACACCACATTCGCCCCGTTTGAGTTCCGCAACGGCAGCGGCGACCTGGTCGGCATCGACATGGACCTGTTGCGGGCCATCGCCGACAACCAGGGGTTCAAGGTTGACATCAAGTCCCTCGGATTCGACGCGGCCCTGCAGGCCCTGCAGTCCAACCAGGTGCAGGGCGTCATTGCCGGCATGTCCATCACGGACAAGCGCAAGCTCATCTTTGACTTCTCCGATCCGTACTTCGATTCCGGCGTGCAGATGGCCGTCGCCAAGAGCAACGACGCCGTCAAGACCTATGCGGACCTCAAGGGCAAGTCGGTTTCCGTCAAGCGCGGCAGCGAAGGCGAATCCTTCGCCAACTCCATCAAGGCCAAGTACGGCTTCACCGTCAAGGCACTGGCGGACTCCGCCACCATGTACGACGACGTCAAGGCCGGCAACTCCGTGGCCGTCTTTGACGACTACCCCGTCCTCGCCTACGGCGTCAGCCAAAACAACGGGCTGAAGATTGTCACACCCAAGGAGCAGGGAAGCTCCTACGGCTTCGCCGTCAACAAGGGACAGAATGCGGATCTTCTCGCCGCGTTCGACAAGGGCCTGGCCAACCTGAAGGCCAGCGGCGAATACCAAAAGATCCTCGACAAGTACCTTGCCGCGCCTGAAACCGCCAAGCAGACCAGCTTCTTCCAGCTGCTGGCGAACAGCTTCCCGGCGCTCATGAAGGGCCTGGGCATGACGCTGCTGGCCACGGCGCTGTCTCTGGTCATCGCCCTGGTGCTGGGCATCGTCTTCGGCTTCTTCAAGGTGGGCGAAAACAGGATCCTGCGCGTCGTTGCCAGCATCTACGTGGAGATCTTCCGCGGCACACCGCTGCTCGTCCAGGCCTTCTTCTTCTACTTTGGCCTGCCGCAGCTGACCGGTCAGCCGCTGAACGTGCTGACCGCCGGGGTGATCACCCTGAGCCTGAACGCCGGTGCCTACATGACGGAAATTGTCCGCGGCGGCATCCAGTCGGTGGATGGCGGACAGCTGGAGGCCAGCCGCAGCCTGGGACTGAGCTACGTCACCTCCATGCGCCGCGTGGTGGTGCCGCAGGCCATCAAGATCATGACGCCGTCGTTCATCAACCAGTTCGTCATCACCTTGAAGGACACCTCCCTCCTGGCAGTCATCGGCTTCGCGGAACTGACCTACCAGGGCCAGCAAATCTACGCGTCCAACTTCCGCACCGGTGAGACGCTGTTGATTGTGGCAGCCCTGTACTTCATCGTGATCTTCATCTTGACCCAGTTTTCCAACGTCCTGGACAGGAAGTTCAACAAATGA
- a CDS encoding amino acid ABC transporter ATP-binding protein encodes MTATTIDKTAKISVRDLKKSFGTNEVLKGLDVDVAEGEVVCVIGPSGSGKSTFLRCLNKLEDITGGTVSVDGFDLTDPKVDLNAVRQHIGMVFQHFNLFPHMSVIQNIMLAPVELKKLDKAGARAKGMELLKRVGLAEKADARPASLSGGQKQRVAIARALAMNPGIMLFDEATSALDPEMVGEVLQVIRDLAAEGMTMVVVTHEMGFAREVADRVIFMDAGVICEEGTPEAIFSHAEQPRLQDFLAKVL; translated from the coding sequence ATGACCGCCACCACCATCGACAAGACGGCAAAGATCAGTGTCCGGGACCTGAAAAAGTCCTTCGGCACGAATGAAGTCCTCAAGGGCCTTGACGTGGACGTGGCCGAGGGTGAAGTGGTGTGCGTGATCGGCCCGTCGGGATCCGGCAAGTCCACGTTCCTGCGCTGTCTTAACAAGCTCGAGGACATCACGGGCGGCACCGTCTCGGTGGACGGGTTCGACCTCACCGACCCCAAGGTGGACCTGAACGCGGTGCGCCAGCACATTGGCATGGTCTTCCAGCACTTCAACCTGTTCCCGCACATGAGCGTCATCCAAAACATCATGCTGGCCCCCGTGGAGCTGAAGAAGTTGGACAAGGCCGGTGCCCGCGCCAAGGGCATGGAACTGTTGAAGCGCGTGGGGCTCGCCGAAAAGGCCGACGCGCGCCCGGCATCGCTCTCCGGCGGGCAGAAGCAGCGCGTCGCCATTGCCCGCGCCCTGGCCATGAATCCGGGCATCATGCTCTTTGACGAGGCCACCAGCGCCCTTGACCCCGAAATGGTGGGGGAGGTGCTCCAGGTGATCCGCGACCTCGCGGCCGAGGGCATGACCATGGTGGTGGTCACGCACGAGATGGGCTTCGCCCGCGAGGTGGCCGACCGTGTCATCTTCATGGACGCCGGCGTCATCTGCGAGGAGGGCACGCCCGAGGCCATCTTCTCCCACGCGGAGCAGCCGCGTCTGCAGGACTTCCTGGCCAAGGTCCTCTAG
- a CDS encoding glutaminase: protein MDLQGIVDDIVHEVRPLLGEGAVASYIPGLGSVPADNFGMCVAMSDGPVHGSGQWQEPFSIQSISKVFSLALVMSYDYDSIWRRVFREPSGTPFNSMLQLEADNGIPRNPFINAGAIVVTDRLLTLTGDAARSVRGLLRKESGNPSVDFDDAVAASEAQHGHRNSAMAHLLASYGNLENPVELVLENYFNQCALRMSCEDLALASRFLARHGVSSGGTPFLSPNQSRRVNAVMLTCGTYDAAGEFAYRVGLPGKSGVGGGIVAIVPGRCAVAVWGPALGPNGNSVAGIAALDAFTTRTGWSIF from the coding sequence ATGGACCTACAGGGCATTGTGGACGACATCGTCCACGAGGTCCGGCCCCTGCTGGGTGAAGGCGCCGTGGCGTCCTACATCCCCGGACTGGGCAGCGTTCCTGCGGACAACTTCGGCATGTGCGTGGCCATGTCCGACGGACCCGTCCACGGCTCCGGACAGTGGCAGGAGCCGTTCTCGATCCAAAGCATCTCCAAGGTGTTCTCGCTCGCCCTGGTCATGTCCTACGACTACGACTCCATCTGGAGGCGGGTGTTTCGCGAACCGTCAGGTACGCCCTTCAACTCCATGCTGCAGCTGGAGGCGGACAACGGGATCCCGCGCAACCCGTTCATTAACGCGGGCGCCATCGTGGTCACGGACCGGCTCCTGACGCTGACGGGCGACGCCGCCCGCTCCGTCCGCGGCCTGCTGCGCAAGGAGTCGGGCAACCCGTCGGTCGACTTCGACGACGCCGTGGCCGCCTCCGAGGCGCAGCACGGGCACCGCAATTCAGCCATGGCGCACCTTTTGGCCAGCTACGGCAACCTGGAGAACCCGGTGGAGCTGGTGCTGGAAAACTACTTCAACCAGTGCGCGTTGAGAATGTCCTGCGAGGACCTGGCCCTGGCCTCCCGTTTCCTGGCCCGCCATGGCGTTTCTTCCGGCGGCACGCCTTTCCTCAGCCCGAACCAGAGCAGGCGCGTCAACGCCGTCATGCTTACCTGCGGCACGTACGACGCGGCCGGCGAATTTGCCTACCGCGTCGGCCTTCCCGGCAAGAGCGGCGTGGGCGGGGGCATTGTGGCCATTGTTCCCGGACGCTGCGCCGTCGCTGTCTGGGGGCCCGCCCTGGGTCCCAACGGGAACTCCGTGGCAGGCATCGCCGCCCTGGACGCCTTCACCACGCGCACTGGCTGGTCCATTTTCTGA
- a CDS encoding AsnC family protein: protein MKTLLGNMDGKGPAEALGAVAEARRQLARTESEMVARARSAGLSWEAIALCLGVSKQAVHKKYGKR from the coding sequence GTGAAAACACTGCTGGGCAACATGGACGGCAAGGGGCCGGCGGAGGCGCTTGGCGCAGTCGCCGAGGCGCGCAGGCAGCTTGCCCGGACGGAGTCCGAAATGGTGGCCCGTGCGCGGTCGGCGGGCCTGTCCTGGGAGGCCATCGCCCTCTGCCTGGGCGTCAGCAAGCAGGCCGTCCACAAAAAGTACGGCAAGCGGTAG
- the glnA gene encoding type I glutamate--ammonia ligase: protein MFKNAEEVLQFIKDEDVKFIDIRFTDLPGVQQHFNVPAKTVDLDFFVHGQLFDGSSIRGFQGIAESDMQLIPDPTTAFVDTFRLEKTLALNFSIVNPRTGDPYHRDPRGVAEKAEAYLASTGIADTAFFGAEAEFFVFDNVQYESSPQGSFYKIDSEEANWNTGRKEEGGNLGYKTPVKGGYFPVAPIDHQADLRDAMCIELDNAGLAVERSHHEVGAPGQAEINYTFNTLVHSADDLQKFKYVIKNTAWAWGKSVTFMPKPVFGDNGSGMHCHQSLWSNGAPLFYDEKGYAGLSDLARWYIGGLLKHSSAVLAFTNPTVNSYRRLVKGFEAPVNMVYSQGNRSAGIRIPITGSNPKAKRLEFRAPDPSSNPYLAFSAQLMAGLDGIKNRIEPPAPIDKDLYELPPEEAKDIPKAPESLEEALTALENDNEFLQAGGVFTQDLIDTWIEYKREYEIKPLQLRPNPYEFELYYGC from the coding sequence ATGTTCAAGAACGCGGAAGAAGTCCTCCAGTTCATCAAGGACGAAGATGTGAAATTCATCGACATCCGATTCACCGACCTGCCCGGTGTCCAGCAGCACTTCAATGTGCCCGCAAAGACGGTGGACCTCGACTTCTTTGTCCACGGCCAGCTGTTCGACGGCTCCTCCATCCGCGGTTTTCAGGGCATCGCCGAATCCGACATGCAGCTCATCCCGGACCCCACGACCGCCTTTGTGGATACGTTCCGCCTGGAGAAGACCCTGGCACTGAACTTTTCCATCGTGAACCCGCGAACCGGAGACCCGTACCACCGCGACCCCCGCGGCGTGGCCGAAAAGGCCGAGGCGTATCTGGCGTCCACCGGCATCGCCGACACCGCCTTCTTCGGCGCCGAAGCCGAATTCTTTGTCTTCGACAACGTCCAGTACGAATCCTCTCCACAGGGCTCCTTTTACAAGATCGATTCCGAAGAGGCCAACTGGAACACGGGCCGGAAGGAAGAGGGAGGCAACCTCGGCTACAAGACCCCCGTCAAGGGCGGCTACTTCCCCGTGGCACCCATCGACCACCAGGCCGACCTCCGCGACGCCATGTGTATCGAACTGGACAACGCCGGCCTGGCCGTTGAGCGATCCCACCACGAGGTCGGCGCGCCGGGACAGGCCGAGATCAACTACACCTTCAACACGCTGGTGCACTCCGCGGACGACCTGCAAAAGTTCAAGTACGTCATCAAGAACACGGCCTGGGCCTGGGGCAAGTCGGTGACGTTCATGCCCAAGCCCGTCTTTGGCGACAACGGCTCCGGAATGCACTGCCACCAGTCGCTGTGGAGCAACGGCGCACCGCTGTTCTACGACGAGAAGGGTTATGCCGGCCTTTCCGACCTGGCCCGCTGGTACATTGGCGGCCTGCTCAAGCACTCCTCGGCGGTGCTCGCGTTCACAAACCCGACGGTGAATTCCTACCGCCGCCTGGTCAAGGGCTTTGAGGCGCCAGTCAACATGGTGTATTCACAGGGCAACCGCTCCGCCGGCATCCGCATCCCGATCACCGGTTCCAACCCGAAGGCCAAGCGCCTCGAGTTCCGCGCGCCGGATCCTTCCTCCAATCCGTACCTGGCGTTCTCCGCCCAGCTGATGGCCGGCCTTGACGGCATCAAGAACCGGATCGAACCCCCGGCTCCCATCGACAAGGACCTGTACGAGCTGCCCCCGGAAGAAGCCAAGGACATCCCCAAGGCCCCGGAGTCGCTCGAGGAGGCCCTCACCGCCTTGGAGAACGACAACGAGTTCCTGCAGGCCGGCGGCGTGTTCACCCAGGACCTTATCGACACCTGGATCGAATACAAGCGCGAATACGAGATCAAGCCCCTGCAGCTGCGCCCAAACCCCTACGAGTTTGAGCTCTACTACGGCTGCTAG
- a CDS encoding RDD family protein: MVDRKDIGSWLSGPDTSNISKYPGERLGLPESGRGSMARAGRRILAICLDWGLCYLIAAAFFHTNSMAILGIFAVEQMVLVGTLGYSVGHRIAGIAVQRLDGAPAGLLAGVVRTVLLCLLIPAVIADADQRGLHDRAMKTILVRR; encoded by the coding sequence GTGGTAGATCGTAAAGACATCGGGTCCTGGCTCAGCGGGCCGGACACTTCCAATATATCCAAATACCCGGGCGAACGCTTGGGCCTGCCCGAATCCGGGCGCGGCTCCATGGCCCGCGCCGGGCGGCGGATACTCGCGATCTGCCTTGACTGGGGCCTGTGCTACCTGATTGCGGCGGCATTTTTCCACACCAACTCCATGGCCATCCTGGGCATTTTCGCCGTTGAACAAATGGTTCTCGTGGGGACCCTCGGCTATAGCGTGGGCCACAGGATCGCGGGCATCGCCGTCCAGAGGCTCGACGGCGCCCCTGCCGGCCTGCTGGCCGGCGTGGTCCGCACAGTGCTCCTGTGCCTTCTCATTCCGGCCGTCATCGCCGACGCCGACCAACGCGGCCTGCACGACCGCGCGATGAAAACGATCCTGGTCCGGCGCTGA
- a CDS encoding DUF4191 domain-containing protein encodes MAKSTDSAHAAADKPKRSLFNRAPKDGAKKKEKKPGRLKQMVDIFKMTRRHDPMVTWLMLGIFFGVILVALLVSLLVPPHSWINGLLIGIPLGLLGALLLMSRRAERAAYAQIEGKPGAAGAALSSLKKGWIFDEQPAAVNPRTQDVVFRAIGKAGIVLVTEGPSTRVKGLVDAERRRLTRILPNVAITVIETGKGDGQVPIAKLTKKMNKLKGELTKVEVGAVNKRISSMGNKLPIPKGIDPYKARPDRKAARGR; translated from the coding sequence ATGGCCAAATCCACTGACTCAGCACACGCCGCCGCCGACAAGCCGAAGCGCTCACTCTTCAACCGCGCCCCGAAGGACGGTGCGAAGAAGAAGGAGAAGAAGCCCGGCCGCCTCAAGCAGATGGTGGACATCTTCAAGATGACCCGCCGCCACGACCCCATGGTCACCTGGCTCATGCTGGGCATCTTCTTCGGCGTGATCCTGGTCGCGCTGCTCGTGTCCCTGCTGGTTCCCCCGCACTCCTGGATCAACGGCCTGCTGATCGGCATCCCGCTGGGCCTGCTTGGCGCGCTCCTGTTGATGTCCCGCCGCGCCGAACGAGCCGCCTATGCCCAGATTGAAGGCAAGCCCGGGGCCGCCGGCGCGGCCCTGAGCTCCCTGAAGAAGGGCTGGATCTTTGACGAGCAGCCCGCCGCCGTGAACCCGCGCACCCAGGACGTGGTGTTCCGCGCCATCGGTAAGGCAGGCATCGTTCTGGTCACCGAAGGTCCGTCCACGCGCGTCAAGGGCCTGGTGGATGCCGAACGACGCCGCCTGACCCGCATTCTGCCCAACGTCGCCATCACGGTGATAGAGACCGGCAAGGGCGACGGCCAGGTGCCCATTGCCAAGTTGACGAAGAAGATGAACAAGCTCAAGGGCGAACTGACCAAGGTCGAGGTCGGGGCCGTCAACAAGCGCATCTCCTCCATGGGCAACAAGCTGCCCATCCCCAAGGGCATCGACCCCTACAAGGCTCGCCCCGACCGCAAGGCAGCACGCGGCCGGTAG